Proteins encoded within one genomic window of uncultured Draconibacterium sp.:
- a CDS encoding DUF4252 domain-containing protein, giving the protein MKRIALIFAVGLFLMTSCVYESGVSEAYSKYRFKDGVTTVSVPGWVIHLAAGIGDLEDSERDLLESIDGVKVIAVDDDNLNARIDLHEEFYKKISEKKDYEQLMVVREEDQNVTIFGRMDESVIKEMVILVGGDDNALIYVKGEISPEILNNQIDISNPDRFLSFKH; this is encoded by the coding sequence ATGAAACGTATAGCTTTAATTTTTGCGGTAGGTCTTTTCTTAATGACCTCGTGTGTTTACGAATCGGGAGTATCAGAAGCCTATTCAAAATATCGGTTTAAAGACGGTGTAACCACGGTATCAGTACCAGGGTGGGTAATTCATCTTGCAGCCGGAATTGGCGACCTGGAAGATAGTGAACGGGATTTACTGGAGAGTATCGATGGAGTTAAAGTAATTGCCGTTGATGACGATAATTTGAATGCCCGAATTGATCTGCACGAAGAATTCTACAAGAAAATCAGTGAGAAAAAGGATTATGAACAATTGATGGTTGTTCGCGAGGAAGATCAGAATGTGACCATTTTCGGCCGAATGGATGAATCGGTAATTAAGGAAATGGTGATTTTGGTTGGTGGCGACGACAATGCCCTGATTTACGTTAAAGGCGAAATCAGTCCTGAAATTCTAAATAATCAAATTGATATCTCGAATCCCGATCGTTTTTTAAGTTTTAAACATTAA
- a CDS encoding pseudouridine synthase: MNIPVLYQDEAIIVVEKPIELPVHKNDFMPNDAPYLTKLIGDETGKWIYNVHRLDSKTSGVMVLAFSSEVANVLTKQFEQKEVQKTYYAIVQGNPGEGTFDSKVLVKKKSKFKKPAVTHYKTLRTVQTKLVSKDKTDIELSLVEVNPETGRWHQLRQHFAKNRFDIVGDTHHGDFTLNKIILADTDIRRLFLHAGKLEFKHPVTAESVSFESTIPEEFDRLLNFY, from the coding sequence ATGAATATTCCAGTATTATATCAAGACGAGGCGATCATTGTTGTAGAAAAGCCAATTGAGCTTCCGGTTCATAAAAATGATTTTATGCCTAACGATGCGCCGTATTTAACCAAGCTAATTGGTGATGAAACGGGGAAGTGGATCTATAATGTACATCGTTTAGACTCGAAAACTTCTGGAGTGATGGTTTTGGCATTTTCGTCGGAAGTTGCCAATGTTTTAACCAAACAATTTGAGCAGAAAGAAGTGCAGAAAACCTATTATGCGATTGTTCAGGGAAATCCGGGCGAGGGAACGTTTGACTCGAAAGTTTTGGTGAAAAAGAAATCGAAGTTTAAAAAGCCCGCTGTAACACATTATAAAACACTTCGCACTGTTCAAACCAAATTGGTTTCGAAAGACAAAACGGATATTGAATTGAGTTTAGTGGAGGTTAACCCGGAAACTGGGCGCTGGCACCAGTTGCGCCAACATTTTGCCAAAAACAGGTTTGATATTGTTGGCGATACACACCATGGAGATTTTACGCTAAATAAAATAATCCTGGCAGATACCGATATCCGTAGGCTTTTTCTACATGCCGGTAAACTGGAATTCAAACATCCGGTAACAGCAGAATCGGTTTCGTTTGAATCAACAATTCCCGAAGAATTTGATCGCCTGCTTAACTTTTATTAG
- a CDS encoding sulfatase, giving the protein MNLQQLLCLFILVLFLNSCSNNSQKTKSPNVVIIFLDDSGYSDFSPFGQTRIETPNVTKLAEEGIMFRNFYVPQAVCSASRSALISGCYPGRTKVFGAHGPNGRGLETTFPTIGEVFKNAGYKTALFGKWHCGDQPDTRPQNRGFDETCGLMYSNDMWSHHPESPEYWGQWPLQLWENGEVTIEDVDSADQKMLTKWYTEHAVDFISQHKDEPFLLYVPHAMSHVPLFCSPDFEGITGEGLYADVLTELDWSVGQINKALKDNGIEDNTIVIFSSDNGPWIAYGNHAGTTPFREAKGTTFDGGTRSATIIKYPAKLKANQQSSRALMTIDLLPTLCEVANIPLPETEIDGKNVWDIISGKPNATNPHDYYAFTNDNEFQAVLSGDGKWKLHLPHNYRTMTDIKGKDGMPGKYDYSAKIELSLFDMENDPYETTNVILEHPEIAEELMGYAEMHKKKFFSEN; this is encoded by the coding sequence ATGAACTTACAGCAACTTCTTTGCCTATTTATATTGGTTCTGTTTCTAAACTCGTGCTCTAACAATTCTCAGAAAACCAAATCACCCAATGTTGTAATTATTTTTCTCGATGACTCAGGGTATTCCGATTTCTCTCCTTTTGGACAAACTCGTATTGAGACGCCTAACGTAACAAAGCTGGCAGAAGAAGGAATAATGTTCAGGAATTTTTATGTACCTCAGGCAGTTTGTTCGGCGTCTCGCTCGGCGCTTATTTCGGGCTGCTATCCTGGGCGAACGAAGGTTTTTGGTGCACACGGCCCTAACGGTCGCGGGCTGGAAACCACTTTCCCAACTATTGGTGAAGTATTTAAGAATGCCGGATACAAAACGGCACTTTTCGGGAAATGGCATTGTGGCGATCAACCGGATACGCGACCACAAAACCGCGGTTTTGATGAAACCTGTGGACTGATGTATTCCAACGACATGTGGAGCCATCATCCTGAAAGTCCGGAATACTGGGGACAGTGGCCACTTCAACTTTGGGAAAACGGTGAAGTAACCATTGAGGATGTGGATTCGGCAGACCAAAAAATGCTAACCAAATGGTACACTGAACATGCCGTTGACTTTATTTCGCAACACAAAGATGAACCGTTTTTACTGTACGTTCCGCACGCTATGTCGCATGTCCCGTTGTTTTGCAGCCCTGATTTTGAAGGAATTACAGGCGAAGGATTATATGCTGATGTTTTAACGGAGTTAGACTGGTCGGTTGGACAAATAAACAAAGCTTTAAAAGACAATGGAATTGAGGATAATACAATTGTAATATTTTCATCGGATAACGGCCCGTGGATTGCGTATGGTAACCACGCCGGCACAACGCCGTTCCGTGAGGCAAAAGGAACAACCTTTGATGGCGGGACCCGCTCGGCAACCATTATCAAATATCCGGCAAAATTAAAAGCTAACCAGCAGTCGAGCCGGGCGTTAATGACCATCGATCTGCTTCCAACACTTTGCGAAGTTGCAAATATTCCCCTTCCTGAAACAGAAATTGACGGTAAAAATGTTTGGGACATTATTTCCGGAAAACCCAATGCCACAAATCCACACGATTATTATGCCTTTACCAACGACAACGAATTTCAGGCAGTACTGTCGGGAGATGGAAAATGGAAGTTACACCTTCCGCATAATTACCGTACAATGACAGATATTAAAGGAAAAGACGGAATGCCAGGCAAGTACGATTATTCAGCAAAAATAGAGCTTTCGCTGTTTGATATGGAAAATGATCCGTACGAAACAACCAACGTAATTCTTGAGCACCCGGAAATTGCAGAAGAATTAATGGGTTATGCTGAAATGCATAAGAAAAAGTTCTTTAGCGAAAACTAA
- a CDS encoding methionine-R-sulfoxide reductase, with protein sequence MKTIVLLFILSLSFGSYAQSEKHDKDTKKMEYNKLNEFERYVILEKGTERPFTGKYTDYKENGTYVCKQCGAALYKSTDKFDSHCGWPSFDDEIDGAVNRTTDADGRRTEITCANCGGHLGHVFFGEGFTDKNTRHCVNSVSLDFIPAAKDTKKGKQ encoded by the coding sequence ATGAAAACAATTGTATTATTATTTATTCTCAGTTTAAGTTTTGGAAGTTATGCCCAAAGTGAGAAACACGATAAAGACACTAAAAAAATGGAATACAACAAATTAAATGAATTTGAACGATACGTAATTTTAGAAAAAGGAACAGAACGCCCGTTTACCGGGAAGTACACTGATTATAAAGAAAATGGTACTTATGTGTGTAAACAGTGTGGAGCTGCTTTGTATAAATCGACCGATAAATTTGATTCGCACTGTGGCTGGCCAAGTTTCGATGATGAGATTGACGGCGCAGTAAACCGAACGACAGATGCTGACGGCAGACGAACAGAAATTACCTGTGCTAATTGTGGTGGTCACCTGGGACACGTATTTTTTGGTGAAGGTTTTACGGATAAAAACACCAGGCATTGTGTAAATTCTGTTTCGCTTGATTTTATTCCGGCAGCTAAAGACACAAAAAAAGGAAAACAATAA
- the lgt gene encoding prolipoprotein diacylglyceryl transferase, translated as MISLLNFIHWNVDPEIFSLGPLSIRWYGLLFASGFLIGYYIGEKMLKSENVDQKWIDSLFFYIIIATVVGARLGHVFFYGWDYYSQNPGEIIKVWHGGLASHGGALGILIAMYLHSKWVTKRTMLWTLDRIVVPTALVAAFIRTGNLMNSEIYGIQTALPWGVIFERNGETVAKHPTQIYEALSYLISFGVLTYLYWKTSAKNRPGLLLGAFFVFIFTARFFIEFIKEDQEAFEAGMALNMGQWLSVPFVIIGALLVYRAIKKPEVLFKNSKN; from the coding sequence ATGATCAGTTTACTGAACTTCATTCACTGGAATGTTGATCCTGAAATATTTAGTCTTGGGCCACTGTCGATAAGATGGTATGGTTTATTGTTTGCCTCAGGCTTTTTAATTGGCTATTACATTGGCGAGAAAATGCTCAAGTCGGAGAATGTAGATCAGAAATGGATTGACAGTCTGTTCTTTTACATTATTATTGCTACTGTAGTTGGTGCTCGTTTGGGCCACGTTTTCTTTTACGGCTGGGATTATTACTCACAAAATCCGGGCGAAATTATAAAGGTATGGCACGGCGGACTAGCCAGTCACGGAGGGGCATTGGGTATTTTAATAGCCATGTACCTGCATTCAAAATGGGTAACCAAACGAACCATGCTCTGGACACTGGATCGTATTGTTGTTCCAACGGCTTTGGTCGCGGCTTTTATCCGCACCGGCAACCTGATGAACTCCGAGATTTACGGAATCCAGACAGCATTGCCATGGGGCGTAATTTTCGAAAGAAACGGTGAAACTGTAGCAAAACATCCAACACAGATATATGAGGCATTATCTTACCTCATTTCATTTGGTGTGTTAACTTATTTGTACTGGAAAACAAGTGCCAAAAATCGTCCGGGCTTATTGCTGGGCGCCTTCTTTGTGTTCATTTTTACAGCCCGTTTCTTTATCGAGTTTATAAAAGAAGACCAGGAAGCGTTTGAAGCCGGTATGGCATTGAACATGGGACAGTGGTTAAGTGTTCCATTTGTAATAATTGGCGCGCTATTGGTTTACAGAGCAATAAAGAAACCGGAGGTGCTTTTTAAGAATAGTAAAAATTAA
- the aroC gene encoding chorismate synthase — MNTFGKIFRLTSFGESHGRGIGGIIDGCPAGVELDIDLIQKDLARRKPGQSKITTQRKEPDQVEFLSGVFEGKTQGTPIAFAIWNKDQHSNDYNDLKNVYRPSHADFTYTKKYGTRDHRGGGRSSARETIARVVAGAIAKQILAKAGVSIQAFVSQVGEIKLQKSYKELDLAAIEDNIVRCPDQEVADQMIARIEKAGREHDTVGGVITGVATGVPAGWGEPVFNKLHADMGFAMLGINAVKGFEYGSGFDGTQLSGSEHNDIFIKTDEGVRTKTNNSGGIQGGISNGEDIYFNVAFKPIATLLKEQQTLDKDEKNIKIHPKGRHDPCVLPRAVPIVEAMAALVLVDHFLLNKLNTI; from the coding sequence ATGAACACTTTTGGAAAGATATTTCGCTTAACCTCATTTGGCGAATCTCATGGACGAGGAATCGGAGGTATTATCGATGGTTGTCCTGCGGGGGTTGAGCTCGATATAGATTTAATTCAAAAAGACCTGGCCCGAAGAAAACCAGGACAGTCGAAAATTACAACGCAACGCAAAGAGCCCGATCAGGTGGAGTTTCTTTCAGGTGTATTTGAAGGAAAAACACAGGGTACCCCAATTGCATTTGCCATTTGGAACAAAGACCAACACTCGAACGATTATAACGATCTTAAAAATGTTTACCGTCCGTCGCACGCCGATTTTACATACACTAAAAAATACGGTACGCGCGATCATCGCGGAGGCGGCAGATCTTCAGCACGTGAAACCATTGCACGTGTTGTAGCCGGTGCAATTGCTAAACAAATACTGGCAAAGGCTGGTGTTTCCATTCAGGCTTTTGTATCTCAGGTTGGAGAAATAAAATTGCAGAAAAGCTACAAAGAGCTTGATCTTGCTGCTATTGAGGATAATATTGTACGTTGTCCCGATCAGGAAGTAGCCGACCAAATGATCGCCCGAATTGAAAAAGCCGGGCGCGAACACGATACAGTAGGCGGTGTAATTACCGGTGTTGCCACTGGTGTGCCGGCAGGATGGGGAGAACCCGTTTTTAATAAGCTGCATGCCGACATGGGTTTTGCAATGCTCGGAATTAATGCCGTAAAGGGATTTGAGTACGGTTCTGGTTTTGACGGAACACAACTCAGTGGCTCGGAACACAACGATATTTTCATAAAAACAGACGAAGGCGTTCGTACAAAAACGAATAACTCAGGTGGTATTCAGGGAGGTATTTCTAATGGCGAAGACATTTATTTTAATGTTGCATTTAAACCAATTGCCACCCTGTTAAAAGAACAACAAACACTTGACAAGGATGAGAAAAACATCAAAATCCATCCGAAAGGAAGACACGATCCTTGTGTACTTCCACGTGCTGTTCCCATCGTTGAAGCAATGGCTGCATTGGTTTTAGTTGACCACTTTTTACTAAATAAACTTAACACGATTTAA
- the hrpB gene encoding ATP-dependent helicase HrpB — protein sequence MQFKSKKLNFDPHTTNLPIVDVIDEVKQHLQKENTLIVHAPPGAGKSTVIPLVLLDESWLNGQKIIMLEPRRLAARSVATRLAQLLGEPVGKRVGYRIRFDNCISESTQLEVVTEGILTRMLQSDNALEGVGMVIFDEFHERSLFADVALALSREAQQILRSDLRIMIMSATLNMPQLTQLLNAPSVVSEGRQYPVEINYEGDNDLKLLPELTSRVITKAVEKHDGDILVFLPGEGEIKNTEAILRGKHKGIAIHPLYGQLPPKKQYAAIMPSREGRRKIILATSIAETSLTIEGVKVVVDCGFSRTLKFNPNTGLSRLETAEITLDSADQRAGRAGRLGPGICYRMWTKATHHRLNKHRTPEIEEADLASLALEMAKWGVDDINKLTWLTPPPKGHVLQANELLEQLDAIDDGRITEHGKAIHRLPCHPRLAHMLLLAQKDDLTALACDIAAILEERDPLTRDAGIDINLRIEALRRYRTGSLKNKRLKHIAKISAQYQKMLNVDEDNSATDPFDTGLILAYAYPERIAHATPGNNAQFKLANGNIAAAGHEDDLAHEEWLSIASVNARDGVGRIFLASPLNPRDLAPMVRTVESINWDTKRGGFSAFSELRIGSIILQQKPLQNYDVDQKIKAISDAIKKEGARLLDFNPEVEQWQNRIISLRQWDATNNWPDVSTNHLLATNFEWLSPYLADIKKTEDLKRIKLKEVLQHHLSYDLQKLLDKLAPERLQVPSGSNIKLKYGSGGEAPILAVRLQEVFGMLDTPTINNGSVKVLLHLLSPGLKPVQVTDDLNSFWNNAYFEVKKELKARYPKHHWPDNPLKAEPLRGVKRKKN from the coding sequence TTGCAGTTTAAATCTAAGAAATTGAATTTCGATCCACATACTACCAATTTACCCATCGTTGATGTTATCGACGAGGTAAAACAACACCTGCAAAAGGAAAATACTTTAATCGTTCACGCGCCTCCGGGAGCAGGAAAAAGTACCGTTATTCCACTAGTACTTTTAGATGAAAGCTGGCTAAACGGACAAAAGATTATCATGCTTGAACCACGCCGTCTTGCAGCCAGAAGTGTTGCCACCCGACTAGCCCAACTTTTAGGTGAGCCGGTTGGGAAACGTGTTGGTTACCGCATTCGTTTTGACAACTGCATTAGTGAATCTACGCAACTGGAGGTAGTTACCGAAGGAATTTTAACCCGCATGTTGCAAAGCGACAATGCATTGGAAGGCGTTGGCATGGTTATTTTTGATGAGTTCCACGAACGAAGTCTTTTTGCCGATGTGGCTTTGGCGTTGTCGCGTGAAGCGCAACAGATTTTACGTTCTGATTTGCGAATTATGATCATGTCGGCCACTCTGAATATGCCGCAACTTACGCAGTTGCTTAACGCACCGTCAGTGGTTAGCGAAGGTCGCCAGTATCCCGTTGAGATTAATTATGAAGGAGACAACGATCTAAAGCTTCTTCCGGAATTAACCAGTCGTGTAATAACAAAAGCAGTTGAAAAACACGATGGCGATATTTTGGTTTTTCTGCCCGGCGAAGGAGAAATAAAAAATACAGAAGCCATTTTACGAGGTAAACACAAAGGAATTGCTATCCACCCGCTGTACGGGCAGCTTCCACCTAAAAAACAGTATGCAGCTATTATGCCCAGCCGCGAAGGACGTCGAAAAATTATTCTTGCCACATCCATCGCCGAAACCAGCTTAACGATTGAAGGCGTTAAAGTTGTAGTTGACTGCGGTTTTAGCCGAACATTAAAATTCAATCCCAACACTGGCTTGTCTCGCCTTGAAACCGCAGAGATAACTTTAGATTCGGCAGACCAGCGGGCCGGACGTGCTGGCCGGCTTGGTCCCGGCATATGTTACCGTATGTGGACAAAAGCAACACATCATCGTTTAAATAAACATCGCACTCCTGAAATTGAAGAAGCTGATCTGGCCTCATTGGCACTTGAAATGGCCAAATGGGGCGTTGATGATATCAATAAACTTACGTGGTTAACTCCCCCACCAAAAGGCCATGTTTTGCAGGCCAACGAACTGCTGGAGCAACTGGATGCAATTGATGATGGAAGAATTACTGAACACGGAAAGGCAATTCATCGTTTGCCTTGTCATCCGCGACTGGCACACATGTTACTTTTAGCACAAAAAGATGATCTTACAGCACTGGCATGTGATATTGCGGCTATTTTAGAAGAACGCGATCCGTTAACCCGCGATGCCGGAATTGACATAAATTTACGCATTGAGGCGTTGCGCCGTTACCGCACCGGAAGCTTAAAAAACAAGCGATTAAAACATATTGCAAAAATTTCGGCACAATACCAGAAAATGCTGAATGTTGATGAAGACAACTCAGCTACGGATCCATTTGACACCGGATTAATACTAGCTTACGCTTATCCTGAACGCATTGCTCACGCTACTCCCGGGAACAATGCACAATTTAAGCTGGCAAACGGGAATATCGCTGCTGCCGGGCACGAAGACGACCTGGCTCATGAAGAATGGCTGTCGATCGCAAGTGTAAACGCACGCGATGGTGTTGGCCGCATATTTTTGGCATCGCCACTTAATCCTCGTGATCTTGCTCCGATGGTAAGAACCGTTGAATCCATTAATTGGGATACAAAAAGAGGTGGTTTTTCTGCTTTCTCAGAGTTAAGAATTGGCAGTATTATACTACAGCAAAAGCCGCTTCAGAATTACGATGTAGATCAAAAGATAAAAGCAATTTCTGATGCGATAAAAAAAGAAGGCGCCAGGCTGCTCGATTTTAATCCCGAAGTGGAACAATGGCAAAATCGTATAATCAGTTTGAGGCAATGGGATGCAACTAATAATTGGCCCGATGTAAGTACAAACCATTTGCTTGCAACCAACTTCGAATGGCTTTCACCTTACCTCGCTGATATAAAAAAAACCGAAGACCTGAAAAGGATAAAACTAAAAGAAGTACTTCAACACCATTTGAGTTACGACTTACAAAAATTATTGGATAAGCTGGCGCCGGAACGATTACAAGTGCCCAGCGGATCGAATATTAAACTCAAATATGGTTCAGGTGGCGAAGCTCCCATTCTAGCCGTTCGTTTACAGGAAGTATTTGGCATGCTCGACACGCCAACAATTAACAATGGAAGTGTAAAAGTTTTACTGCATCTTTTGTCGCCGGGATTAAAACCAGTTCAGGTAACTGATGATTTGAATAGTTTTTGGAACAATGCCTATTTCGAAGTAAAAAAGGAACTGAAAGCACGATATCCGAAACACCATTGGCCGGATAATCCACTGAAGGCTGAACCATTACGAGGCGTTAAACGGAAAAAGAACTAG
- a CDS encoding PepSY-associated TM helix domain-containing protein, producing the protein MKIRKLLRILHRDFGYFIVAMTIVYSVSGIYLNHRHDFNPDYKILITDFTHDLQPQQSYDDNEIQQIVESVQPDVVYKKHYIDNDGDIKVFIANGEVIIYPGSGEGRMRYLQRRPLVFSMNKLHRATLGTVWKWVSDAMAVILLFVAVSGLFILKGKRGLRRWGWWLTVAGFIVPLIFVILYL; encoded by the coding sequence ATGAAAATTAGGAAACTTCTACGCATTTTACACCGCGATTTTGGATACTTTATTGTGGCTATGACAATTGTTTATTCCGTGTCGGGAATTTATCTTAATCATCGCCACGATTTCAATCCTGATTACAAAATATTAATTACGGATTTTACTCACGATTTGCAGCCTCAACAATCGTATGACGATAATGAAATTCAACAAATTGTGGAATCCGTTCAGCCTGATGTGGTGTATAAAAAACATTATATAGATAATGATGGAGATATAAAGGTATTTATTGCCAACGGAGAGGTAATAATCTATCCGGGCTCCGGAGAAGGAAGAATGCGTTATTTACAGCGTCGTCCGTTAGTGTTTAGTATGAACAAACTTCATCGGGCAACCTTGGGAACAGTTTGGAAGTGGGTGAGCGATGCAATGGCCGTAATACTTTTGTTTGTAGCTGTTTCGGGCCTGTTTATCTTGAAGGGAAAAAGAGGCTTACGACGTTGGGGCTGGTGGTTGACGGTAGCCGGTTTTATTGTTCCTTTAATCTTTGTAATTTTATATCTTTAA
- a CDS encoding FKBP-type peptidyl-prolyl cis-trans isomerase, translated as MIEIGKYKMVKLTYDLRIDNEQGELVEQATTEQPLEFLYGAGMMLPKFESELIGLKQDDPFTIKIASTDAYGAVNNEAVVELPKNVFLVNGEFDAELIKVGNTVPMMSSNGQRLNGLVLEVNDEIVKMDFNHPLAGEDLFFAGTVVDVREASDEEVAQILSGGGGGCGCGSSDGGCNDGSCGTESGGGCGCGC; from the coding sequence ATGATAGAGATTGGAAAATATAAAATGGTGAAGTTGACGTACGACCTTCGTATCGACAACGAGCAGGGAGAATTGGTTGAGCAGGCAACAACTGAGCAACCTTTAGAGTTCCTATACGGAGCAGGAATGATGCTACCAAAGTTCGAATCTGAATTGATCGGTTTGAAACAAGACGATCCTTTCACAATTAAAATTGCCAGCACCGATGCATATGGCGCAGTAAACAACGAAGCAGTTGTTGAGTTGCCAAAAAATGTGTTTTTGGTGAATGGTGAATTCGACGCTGAATTGATTAAAGTTGGTAATACTGTTCCAATGATGAGCAGTAACGGCCAGCGTTTAAACGGATTGGTATTAGAGGTTAACGACGAAATCGTAAAAATGGACTTCAACCACCCTCTGGCGGGCGAAGACTTATTCTTTGCTGGTACAGTTGTTGACGTTCGTGAAGCATCAGACGAAGAAGTTGCGCAGATCCTTTCAGGAGGTGGCGGCGGCTGTGGCTGTGGAAGCAGCGACGGTGGTTGCAACGATGGTTCTTGCGGAACTGAAAGCGGTGGTGGCTGTGGCTGCGGCTGCTAA
- a CDS encoding Na/Pi symporter has translation MNFTAQIILLLGGLALFLHGMNVMTDGLKAVAGSKMKAFLKGMTRNRWSSLVAGTGITAVIQSSSVTTVLAVGFVSAGLISFQSTLGIILGANIGTTITAQIIAFKITKASWIMIAVGFLAGFLFKKKIVKNVGTIVLGLGLVFLGMTVMSEATAPLKSYEPFLDLMEGLDNYVYGILIGALFTALVQSSSATTGIVIIMASQGLIDIEPAIAIIMGANVGTCVTALLSALGKPKAAMRVAVSHILFNVLGVLIWYAFITQLAHLVENISPGSESRQVANAHTLFNVANTFLFIWLVNPIAKLAVWLVPEKKKKEERLFPELHDFYLEDVSLALDLSQSSIAKLGEKVLEILKAGIPMALTGKENELIALRNKDMLIDRGHAEILTFLQNIQSQSISKKQTHILERQIEAVNVLESAADVVTTSLVEAAEHRIENRFEVSSDTAQRIAIAHNMALDAFDKAVQSYLVDNTFVDDSLAKDRFKQELQDVRLYLIERLSVTEENRIEIYRFESEVLEGIRRIHALARRLKKRQSN, from the coding sequence ATGAATTTTACTGCGCAAATAATACTTTTATTGGGCGGACTGGCGTTGTTCCTTCACGGAATGAATGTGATGACTGACGGACTAAAAGCTGTAGCCGGAAGCAAGATGAAGGCATTCTTGAAAGGCATGACCCGCAATCGCTGGAGTTCGCTGGTGGCAGGAACCGGAATTACCGCAGTTATTCAGTCATCGTCGGTAACTACGGTTTTGGCAGTGGGATTCGTTTCGGCTGGTTTAATCTCTTTTCAAAGTACACTTGGAATTATCCTTGGAGCCAATATTGGTACCACAATTACAGCGCAGATCATTGCTTTTAAAATTACCAAAGCATCATGGATAATGATTGCTGTAGGGTTTCTGGCCGGGTTTTTATTTAAAAAGAAGATCGTTAAAAATGTAGGCACAATTGTTTTAGGTCTTGGCCTGGTTTTTCTGGGAATGACTGTTATGAGTGAGGCTACAGCCCCGCTAAAAAGTTACGAACCTTTTTTAGATTTAATGGAGGGCCTCGATAATTACGTTTATGGGATACTAATCGGGGCGCTATTTACGGCATTAGTACAAAGTTCTTCGGCAACTACCGGAATTGTAATTATTATGGCTTCGCAGGGATTAATAGATATTGAGCCGGCCATTGCCATAATTATGGGCGCCAATGTGGGAACGTGTGTTACGGCGCTATTGTCAGCGTTGGGGAAACCGAAAGCAGCAATGCGAGTAGCTGTTTCGCATATTCTTTTTAATGTTCTTGGTGTGCTGATTTGGTATGCTTTTATTACCCAGCTGGCCCATCTTGTTGAAAATATTTCACCAGGAAGCGAATCCCGGCAGGTGGCAAACGCGCATACATTATTTAATGTAGCTAATACTTTCTTGTTTATTTGGTTGGTTAATCCGATTGCAAAACTGGCGGTTTGGTTGGTTCCTGAGAAGAAAAAGAAAGAGGAAAGATTATTTCCGGAGTTGCACGATTTTTATTTGGAGGATGTTAGTCTTGCTTTGGATTTATCACAAAGTTCCATTGCAAAGCTGGGCGAAAAAGTGCTTGAGATTTTGAAAGCCGGCATCCCTATGGCTTTAACCGGAAAAGAAAATGAACTGATTGCGTTACGGAATAAAGATATGCTGATCGATAGGGGACATGCCGAAATTTTAACTTTCCTGCAGAACATACAAAGTCAGTCGATTAGTAAAAAGCAGACCCATATTCTTGAGCGACAGATAGAGGCAGTGAATGTACTTGAATCGGCAGCCGATGTTGTTACAACATCATTAGTAGAAGCTGCTGAGCACCGGATTGAAAATCGATTTGAGGTGAGTAGTGATACGGCGCAACGGATAGCTATTGCTCATAATATGGCGTTAGATGCATTTGATAAAGCTGTACAATCGTACCTCGTTGATAACACTTTTGTAGATGATTCACTTGCGAAAGATCGTTTTAAGCAAGAACTACAAGATGTTCGTTTATACCTGATTGAGAGATTATCAGTAACTGAAGAGAACCGTATTGAAATTTATCGTTTTGAATCGGAAGTATTGGAGGGAATCCGACGAATACATGCTTTGGCAAGGCGGTTAAAAAAAAGGCAGAGTAACTGA
- a CDS encoding DUF134 domain-containing protein: MPRRKRNRRIQVPPVIKGMSVYGVRGRKTNEVVLHLEEYEAIRLLDYQNLTQEEAAVYMDVSRPTLTRIYEEARNKVATAFVEGRDLIFRGGDVYFDKNWFRCNSCKASFSDYSENKEKCPVCNSDDLISLNDFYMDK, encoded by the coding sequence ATGCCAAGAAGAAAAAGAAACAGAAGGATCCAGGTACCTCCGGTAATTAAAGGTATGTCGGTTTATGGTGTTCGTGGACGGAAAACAAATGAAGTTGTTTTGCACCTCGAAGAATATGAAGCGATTCGCTTACTGGATTACCAAAATCTCACACAGGAAGAAGCAGCTGTTTATATGGATGTTTCGCGCCCTACATTAACCCGTATTTACGAAGAGGCACGAAATAAAGTGGCTACAGCATTTGTTGAGGGAAGAGACCTTATTTTTAGAGGTGGCGATGTTTATTTTGATAAAAACTGGTTCAGATGTAACAGTTGTAAAGCAAGTTTTAGCGATTACTCTGAAAATAAAGAGAAGTGCCCGGTTTGTAACTCCGATGATCTGATTTCTCTAAATGACTTTTATATGGATAAATAA